The Acidobacteriota bacterium genome has a segment encoding these proteins:
- a CDS encoding cytochrome c, with translation MGATEGLAGAADALIISATAAAATAQAQAQADVDGELIYRQQRARCHEDGTGRMASSEELRERTADQIFGSLNFGLMQRQGMELRDDERRAVAMYLSGGAIGDPPIGQTPQSAWCAADPGAAPGDPLAGSSDTLHPLS, from the coding sequence ATGGGCGCGACGGAAGGGCTGGCAGGCGCGGCCGATGCCCTGATCATCTCGGCAACCGCCGCTGCCGCCACGGCCCAGGCCCAGGCTCAGGCGGATGTCGACGGAGAACTCATCTACCGGCAGCAGCGCGCCCGCTGTCATGAGGACGGCACCGGCCGCATGGCCTCCTCCGAGGAGCTACGCGAGCGCACCGCCGATCAGATCTTCGGATCCCTCAACTTCGGCCTCATGCAACGACAGGGGATGGAACTGAGAGACGACGAGCGGCGCGCGGTGGCGATGTATCTCTCGGGCGGCGCCATCGGCGACCCGCCCATTGGGCAGACCCCGCAGAGCGCTTGGTGCGCCGCCGACCCCGGCGCCGCGCCGGGCGACCCGCTGGCCGG
- a CDS encoding helix-turn-helix domain-containing protein, whose product MAILTVREAATRLGVGYSTLKQWIYKGSVRTSRTDGGHYRIADDEIDRLLASRGPLPPSGRRSRGGVLVSLSGRNRLRGIVEEVRREGLLAQVRLRIGDQQLTAVITRDAVDELGLRRGDEATAIVKATEVMIGREDARDTRADRVRKKIAALDLSEADVADAVAWARRKGWQARPMP is encoded by the coding sequence ATGGCAATCCTGACCGTACGGGAAGCGGCAACCCGCCTCGGGGTCGGCTACTCCACCCTCAAGCAGTGGATCTACAAGGGAAGCGTCCGGACCTCGCGGACCGACGGTGGCCACTACCGCATCGCGGACGACGAGATCGACCGGCTGCTCGCGTCCCGCGGGCCGCTGCCGCCGAGCGGGCGGCGCTCGCGCGGCGGTGTCCTGGTGTCACTGAGCGGCCGGAACCGTCTGCGCGGCATCGTCGAGGAAGTGCGGCGCGAAGGTCTGCTGGCCCAGGTCCGGCTCCGCATCGGCGATCAGCAGCTCACGGCGGTCATCACCCGCGACGCGGTCGACGAGCTGGGACTGCGGCGCGGCGACGAGGCGACGGCGATCGTCAAGGCCACCGAGGTGATGATCGGCCGGGAGGATGCCCGCGACACCCGTGCCGACCGGGTGCGCAAGAAGATCGCGGCACTGGATCTCTCGGAAGCCGACGTCGCGGACGCTGTGGCATGGGCGCGACGGAAGGGCTGGCAGGCGCGGCCGATGCCCTGA